GTTCACGGAAGAGCAGATCATTGGGATCCTGCGGGAGCAGGAGACCGGTGTGGCGACGGCGGAGGTTTGCCGACGCCACGGGGTGAGCTCGGCGACCTTCTACAAATGGAAGGCCAAGTTCGGCGGGCTCGACGTGTCGGAGGCTCGGCGGCTGAAGGCGCTCGAGGACGAGAATGCTCGGCTCAAGCGGATGCTGGCGGACGCGATGCTGGACAACGTGGCGCTGAAGGACCTGCTGGGAAAAAAGTGGTGACGCCCGCCGGCTACCGCGAGGCGGCTGGTCATCTGCAGGCCGCCTACGAGATGAGCGAAAGGCGGGCGTGCCGTGTGCTGGGCGTGGATCGGACGAGCGTGCGCTACCAGACGACGCGCCCGGACGACGGCGCCCTGCGCGACCGGCTGAAGGCCCTGGCTCAGGAGCGTCGCCGGTTCGGCTATCGCCGCCTGCACGTCCTGCTGCGGCGCGAGGGTCATGCGGTCAACAAGAAGCGGGTCCAGCGGATCTATCGCGAGGAGCGACTGACGGTGCGCCGGCGGGGCGGTCGGAAGCGAGCAATGGGCACGCGGCGACCACTAGACGTGCCGCTGGCGGCCAACCAGCGCTGGTCGCTGGACTTCGTCGCAGACCAGATGACGGACGGACGGCGCTTCCGCATCCTGACGGTGATCGACAACTGCACGCGTGAATGCCTGGCGCTGGTGGCCGACACCTCGCTGTCGGGCGCGCGGGTCGTGCGGGAGTTGGACGCCGTCATCCGGCAGCGGGGCCGGCCCGACACCATCGTCAGCGACAACGGGACGGAATACACCTCGAACGCGGTCCTGGCCTGGTCCGACGACACCGGCGTCGGCTGGCATTATATCGCGCCCGGCAAGCCCCAGCAGAACGGCTTCAACGAGAGCTTCAACGGACGCCTGCGCGACGAGTTGCTGAACGAGACGCTGTTCCGATCCCTGCCGCACGCCCGCGCAGTGCTGGAGGCGTGGCGACGCGATTATAACGAACGGCGTCCGCACTCGAAGCTCGGGTGGTTGACGCCACAGGCTTATGCAGAAGCGCTCAGCGGACAGATCGGCCGGTCCGCTGCGCTGGTTGGGGGCTGCGCTGACCGGCCTCTTGCCAACCCCGACAACCCCAGTTCAGATCAACCCAGGACTCTCGTTATGGCTGGATGAGAAACGGGGGTCACGTCAGCAGTTGAAGACGCAGATTGCCCTGCCGAAAGGAAGCCGTGAGAGCACCCGCGACCGATGAGATCACCGTAACAAGCGTGACCTCGCCTGATGGTGACATGCGGAGAGGAAGCCCGCGTTGAATCAAGTCAGCGAAGGTCCACGCTGGTGACAGTGCGTACAATAGACCGCCAGTTACGCCGAGGCCGATCATCGACGCGGCGAAGGGCCACGCCGGCCTCTTGCGCGCAACGCGCTTTATACAGACGAACACGATCGACAGCATAAGCACCAACAAAAGACCGGCAAGCGTCGCAAGGCCCAACAGAGTGGGAGTAGCAGTGAGGCTTGGCCATGACGCCTCATAGCCGAACCTTGTTTGATCGGCCGCCCATATACCGAAAGCCAAGCCAAGCGGCAGCGCTATAAGCCTTATCTCCCCATCGCCCAAGCGTGCCAATGACCCGAGAAGACAAGTGTCGTTGATCAGTGCGCCTAGCCCAAATGCGATTGCTCCAACTAAGAGAAGCCAGTTGATGCTAGTCGACGGCGTGAGAGTAGCGCCCAGCGCTCCAGACCAGACAAGCGGTAT
The DNA window shown above is from Caulobacter sp. FWC26 and carries:
- a CDS encoding IS3 family transposase (programmed frameshift); protein product: MKRSRFTEEQIIGILREQETGVATAEVCRRHGVSSATFYKWKAKFGGLDVSEARRLKALEDENARLKRMLADAMLDNVALKDLLGKKVVTPAGYREAAGHLQAAYEMSERRACRVLGVDRTSVRYQTTRPDDGALRDRLKALAQERRRFGYRRLHVLLRREGHAVNKKRVQRIYREERLTVRRRGGRKRAMGTRRPLDVPLAANQRWSLDFVADQMTDGRRFRILTVIDNCTRECLALVADTSLSGARVVRELDAVIRQRGRPDTIVSDNGTEYTSNAVLAWSDDTGVGWHYIAPGKPQQNGFNESFNGRLRDELLNETLFRSLPHARAVLEAWRRDYNERRPHSKLGWLTPQAYAEALSGQIGRSAALVGGCADRPLANPDNPSSDQPRTLVMAG
- a CDS encoding YeeE/YedE thiosulfate transporter family protein, translating into MLAFWFGYSANQGGTCLVVAAHEIQKRRPPRMFVGFLAASAAAGLISIPLVWSGALGATLTPSTSINWLLLVGAIAFGLGALINDTCLLGSLARLGDGEIRLIALPLGLAFGIWAADQTRFGYEASWPSLTATPTLLGLATLAGLLLVLMLSIVFVCIKRVARKRPAWPFAASMIGLGVTGGLLYALSPAWTFADLIQRGLPLRMSPSGEVTLVTVISSVAGALTASFRQGNLRLQLLT